The DNA region TCTCTACCAGCACCAAAAACAGGACCACCTTTTCCAGCAGGATCATGGACCTTCTCTTGAAGCTTATCAACTTGAATGCCTCCTTGATCTTCCTTCGAAAGCAAATCAGTTCTTGTACGATTCTGTCCTCCTTCTATTGATTCATATGTTGTTGCTGTCTTTGACTCTTTTGGTTGTGCTCCTTGTGCCCCTGACATTATTCTCTCtaatattcttcttcttcacttCAAATC from Lathyrus oleraceus cultivar Zhongwan6 chromosome 1, CAAS_Psat_ZW6_1.0, whole genome shotgun sequence includes:
- the LOC127135148 gene encoding uncharacterized protein LOC127135148, which codes for MSGAQGAQPKESKTATTYESIEGGQNRTRTDLLSKEDQGGIQVDKLQEKVHDPAGKGGPVFGAGRDENKKDLGVTGTG